In Chitinophaga sp. HK235, a single window of DNA contains:
- a CDS encoding nucleoside permease, translating into MTASVRLRLSVLMLLEYFTWGAWYVTMGTYLITALKADAVQVGAAYANLSIAAIISPFFVGLIADRFFAAQKVLGVLHLAGAATLYLISGVQDFSSFWWLILLYTLLYMPTMSLANSISFRQMQDAGREFPSVRVFGTVGWILAGLLIGFAGVETTAATFRIAAASSLLLGIYSFFLPSSQPVKKEVRLSDILGLDALVLLKGRAYGIFFITAVAVCIPLAFYYSFTNPFLNHAGMANAAGKMTLGQVSEFLFMLLMPFLFSRLGVKRMLLLGMFCWILRYVLFAYGDSGAGAWMLYGGIALHGMCYDFFFVTGQIYTDRKAGDNIRNAAQGLITFATYGLGMLIGSYVSGFVAGRFSYLQTAVLHYDWRSIWLVPAAITGIFLLLFIFLFRDHDNQ; encoded by the coding sequence ATGACCGCGTCCGTACGTCTGCGTTTGTCTGTCCTGATGCTGCTGGAGTATTTTACCTGGGGAGCCTGGTATGTAACCATGGGCACTTATCTCATTACTGCTTTAAAGGCGGATGCGGTGCAGGTAGGGGCAGCTTATGCCAACCTGTCTATCGCCGCCATTATCTCCCCGTTTTTTGTGGGGCTGATAGCGGACCGTTTTTTTGCTGCGCAGAAAGTGTTGGGTGTACTGCATCTGGCAGGTGCGGCCACCTTATACCTGATCAGCGGAGTACAGGACTTTAGCAGCTTCTGGTGGCTGATCCTGTTGTATACGTTATTGTATATGCCCACTATGTCGCTGGCTAATTCGATCTCCTTCCGCCAGATGCAGGATGCGGGCAGGGAGTTTCCTTCTGTACGTGTATTCGGTACCGTGGGATGGATACTGGCAGGGCTGCTTATTGGCTTCGCCGGGGTGGAAACGACTGCCGCCACTTTCCGTATCGCTGCCGCCAGTTCGCTGCTGTTGGGCATATACAGCTTTTTCCTTCCTTCTTCACAACCGGTGAAAAAGGAAGTGCGGTTGTCTGATATACTGGGGCTCGATGCGCTGGTGCTGTTGAAAGGACGCGCCTATGGGATCTTTTTTATCACCGCGGTGGCAGTATGTATACCACTGGCGTTTTATTACAGTTTTACCAATCCGTTCCTCAATCATGCCGGTATGGCCAATGCTGCCGGCAAGATGACGCTGGGACAGGTATCGGAATTTCTTTTTATGCTGCTGATGCCGTTCCTGTTTTCACGATTGGGTGTTAAGCGTATGCTGTTGCTGGGCATGTTCTGCTGGATACTGCGTTATGTGTTGTTTGCTTATGGCGACAGCGGGGCTGGTGCCTGGATGCTGTACGGAGGAATTGCGCTGCATGGTATGTGTTACGATTTCTTTTTCGTGACAGGACAGATCTATACCGACCGTAAAGCAGGCGACAACATCAGAAATGCAGCACAAGGGCTGATCACTTTTGCCACCTATGGCCTGGGCATGCTGATAGGCTCCTATGTGTCGGGGTTTGTAGCCGGACGATTCAGCTATTTACAGACAGCCGTCCTGCATTATGACTGGCGTAGTATCTGGCTGGTACCTGCTGCTATCACTGGCATTTTCCTGCTGTTATTTATTTTTTTGTTCAGAGATCATGATAACCAATAA
- a CDS encoding PQQ-dependent sugar dehydrogenase produces MKKLWLPVLLVLLSACGAKRSVTRILCYTKNAESSWVKQLQEAGQKEGWQIVLTGDRQYFQDDSLRGFSAVCLPFSLTESLNYRNIPALKRYAEAGGGGILAVKDSAVIKQGWPWLKEWATLPEGKELTQDNGRLFIVPAAAMAATIQPAIKYLVGSNAWPDYSKSLTIAPPDTNRYTYTVLDHGLDEPMEMCILPEGNVLFVERKGAVKIYDARLRQTKSVGRFDVFSGIEDGLLGVALDPHFEKNHWVYFYYAPAGEKWYNKLVRLELHGDKLDMSTEKILLEVPTQRQYCCHSAGYLFFGPNDLLYLSIGDNTNAEETHGYTPVDERPGRHLSDDQASAANSMDLRGKVLRIKPEPNGTYSIPDGNLFPKDGSKGRPEIYVMGCRNPYRISVDMKNAFLYWGDIGPDTKVPSAEGSTLSFDEINQARKPGFFGWPYFNGNNEAYPLLDYATMKERAGKDPLHPVNNSPHNTGIKELPPAQPAMIWYGDAASPVFPLVGKGGETAMAGPVFYSDQFEDAPYKLSDYYNGKLFIYEWMRHWIMAVTLDSAGNYVRMEPFLEHIDFAAPIDMKFASDGSIYMLEYGTNWFAKNSNAKLVRITYAEGNRKPVANIRSSQLYGGAPLTVKLSAAGSMDYDKEDQLTYTWKIADKELKGEQVDYTFSKPGIYKVDLTVTDNHGAKGTSFVDIKVGNTPPAVKINTTANKSFYWDNAAIDYQVTVQDPEDGTPDSSKVKVSFDYLPMGKDFALVLAGNNGDGNTQYAKGHQLFWSLDCKACHTENTASVGPSLVEVAKRYQDNETNVNKLAAKVIAGGSGNWGNRTMSAHPDMSADDAKEIVHYILSLGSAKASLPMQGVQPFKAHAGKGNEGGYLLMATYTDKGANSIEPLTGRDYIMLRNPLIQVEDFDEGNVNLATITTAALCYAYVRNNSYIRFNHFYLDGVKSLQYNIQEQGMGGVIEVHLDKPDGPLLSKVNVPAGTAAAAGPKSGWKPVKAAMQPTTGAHDLYFVFKSADGKDGYLFNVDWIYFSNNN; encoded by the coding sequence ATGAAAAAACTATGGTTGCCTGTTTTGCTGGTGCTGCTTTCCGCGTGTGGTGCCAAGCGCTCTGTTACCCGCATTTTATGTTATACCAAAAATGCTGAGAGTAGCTGGGTGAAGCAATTACAGGAAGCAGGACAGAAAGAAGGCTGGCAGATTGTGCTTACCGGCGACAGACAATATTTTCAGGATGATTCCCTGCGAGGGTTTAGTGCAGTGTGTCTGCCGTTTTCCCTGACAGAGAGTCTGAACTACCGGAATATTCCCGCGCTGAAACGTTATGCTGAAGCTGGTGGCGGTGGTATCCTTGCTGTAAAGGACAGTGCTGTTATCAAACAGGGATGGCCCTGGCTGAAGGAATGGGCCACGTTACCCGAAGGAAAGGAATTAACCCAGGACAATGGCCGCCTGTTTATCGTACCTGCTGCAGCTATGGCTGCCACCATACAACCAGCTATAAAATATCTGGTAGGCAGCAATGCCTGGCCTGACTATAGCAAATCGCTGACCATCGCGCCACCGGATACTAACCGTTACACCTATACGGTATTGGACCATGGTCTGGACGAGCCTATGGAGATGTGTATTCTGCCGGAAGGAAATGTGTTGTTTGTAGAACGGAAGGGTGCGGTTAAAATTTATGATGCCCGCCTGCGCCAAACCAAATCTGTTGGCCGTTTTGACGTGTTCAGCGGTATTGAAGACGGATTGCTGGGTGTGGCTCTGGACCCTCATTTTGAAAAGAACCACTGGGTATATTTTTATTATGCTCCTGCAGGAGAAAAATGGTACAATAAACTGGTACGCCTCGAACTGCACGGCGACAAACTGGATATGTCTACCGAAAAGATACTCCTGGAAGTGCCTACGCAAAGGCAATACTGTTGCCATTCTGCAGGTTATCTGTTCTTTGGTCCCAATGATCTGTTGTATCTGTCTATAGGAGACAATACCAACGCGGAAGAAACCCACGGTTATACGCCGGTAGATGAAAGACCAGGCCGCCATTTGTCTGATGACCAGGCCAGTGCGGCCAACAGCATGGACCTGAGAGGAAAAGTCCTGCGTATTAAACCCGAACCTAACGGTACTTATTCCATTCCCGATGGCAACCTGTTCCCCAAAGACGGTTCCAAAGGACGTCCTGAAATTTATGTTATGGGCTGTCGTAATCCCTATCGTATTTCAGTCGATATGAAAAACGCATTTTTATACTGGGGAGATATCGGGCCAGACACCAAAGTGCCGTCTGCTGAAGGCAGCACGCTGAGCTTCGATGAAATCAACCAGGCACGGAAACCAGGCTTTTTTGGATGGCCTTATTTTAACGGTAACAATGAAGCATATCCATTACTGGATTATGCCACTATGAAAGAACGGGCGGGCAAAGACCCGTTGCATCCGGTTAACAATTCACCGCATAATACCGGTATTAAAGAGCTGCCACCGGCGCAGCCAGCAATGATCTGGTATGGCGACGCTGCTTCACCCGTATTCCCACTGGTAGGTAAAGGCGGCGAAACAGCCATGGCCGGCCCGGTATTTTACAGCGATCAGTTTGAGGATGCCCCCTACAAACTATCGGATTATTATAACGGCAAACTCTTTATCTATGAATGGATGCGCCACTGGATCATGGCCGTAACACTGGATTCGGCCGGTAACTATGTACGCATGGAGCCTTTCCTCGAACATATAGATTTTGCTGCACCGATAGATATGAAATTTGCATCCGATGGTAGCATCTACATGCTGGAATATGGTACTAATTGGTTTGCCAAAAACTCCAACGCCAAACTGGTACGTATTACTTATGCAGAAGGTAATCGTAAGCCGGTAGCCAACATCCGCAGCAGCCAGCTGTATGGCGGCGCTCCGCTGACGGTAAAACTTTCTGCCGCCGGCTCTATGGACTACGATAAGGAAGATCAGCTTACCTATACCTGGAAAATAGCAGATAAAGAGCTGAAAGGCGAGCAGGTGGATTATACCTTCTCCAAACCCGGTATTTACAAGGTAGACCTGACGGTAACAGATAACCATGGTGCAAAGGGAACTTCCTTTGTAGATATTAAAGTAGGGAATACACCACCTGCCGTAAAAATCAATACTACGGCCAACAAAAGCTTCTACTGGGACAATGCTGCCATAGACTATCAGGTAACGGTGCAGGACCCTGAAGATGGAACGCCGGACAGCAGTAAGGTAAAGGTGTCGTTTGACTATCTGCCTATGGGCAAAGACTTTGCGCTGGTATTAGCTGGTAATAACGGTGACGGCAACACGCAGTATGCAAAAGGACATCAGCTGTTCTGGTCGCTGGATTGTAAAGCCTGCCATACCGAGAACACCGCATCTGTGGGCCCCAGCCTGGTAGAAGTAGCCAAACGTTATCAGGACAATGAAACCAATGTGAACAAGCTGGCTGCCAAGGTTATCGCTGGCGGTAGTGGCAACTGGGGCAACCGCACCATGTCTGCACATCCTGATATGTCTGCTGATGACGCTAAGGAAATTGTACACTATATTCTGTCGCTGGGCAGTGCCAAAGCATCGTTGCCGATGCAGGGCGTGCAGCCGTTTAAAGCACATGCCGGTAAGGGAAATGAAGGTGGGTATCTGCTGATGGCTACCTATACCGATAAAGGTGCCAACAGTATAGAACCACTTACAGGCAGGGATTATATCATGCTGAGAAATCCATTGATACAGGTAGAAGATTTTGATGAAGGAAATGTAAACCTGGCCACTATTACTACTGCAGCATTGTGTTATGCTTATGTGCGCAACAACAGTTATATCCGCTTCAACCATTTCTATCTGGATGGTGTGAAGAGTTTACAATACAATATTCAGGAACAGGGTATGGGCGGTGTGATAGAAGTACACCTCGACAAGCCGGATGGACCGCTGCTGAGTAAGGTCAACGTGCCGGCTGGTACAGCTGCTGCCGCAGGGCCTAAGAGCGGCTGGAAGCCGGTGAAGGCAGCTATGCAGCCAACTACTGGGGCACATGATCTGTATTTTGTATTCAAAAGTGCAGACGGTAAAGACGGATACCTGTTTAATGTAGACTGGATCTATTTCTCAAATAACAACTAA
- a CDS encoding TonB-dependent receptor: MKKRRFGGASYALSQTVKLFLIMKLCFVVVLLSCLHASATVFSQEKFTFFFVKADADKIFAKIQQESDYRFFYNYAAIRQLGKVDLQVKDATLPEVMRRLLDSTSLAYRIVDNNLVVIAPKSESAAGKVSGKVTDEKGTPLIGVSVKVKGGSQGAVTDLAGGFTLQADAGAVLIVSYMGFITQEVTVNSNEPLRIILKESTSGLNEVVVIGYGTQRKKDVTGAISSVNSKDLRNVPVRNAAEALQGKASGVMVSQSSGSPGSAPVVRIRGIGSISGSNSPLYIVDGLPQTDIGWLNPNDIESMDILKDASTAAIYGSRGSNGVVIITTRKGSRDDSKMHVTLDSYTGWQSAWKRPHMLNAEDFIKYKIRAYSADGAPLPTDLDTPEKVASVLKFVNDNTGPNGTDWWKEIIQQNAPIQSYNVGVSGAGKNLVYASSVGYMNQKGIVKGSDYERISWRTNVSADVSSRVKLTTNIGLIYESRRNVDENNPFSGTIFSAMAADPITPVYRNNLKSVPDFYNRIMTGYEANNPYSQYAGILFTNKPNPVAQVERMQQSVWEGIAIKGGAALDVKIIDPLTFRSNFGLDLGRGISKGFSPSYFLNSFDYANYNSVSNSSSWNNYFVWENTLNFDKTYGRHHITALAGISAELTKGLTYAASKQNIVNNDKDMRIIDAATMNPGASGYTYSSALQSFFGRINYVYADRYILAANVRRDGSSNFGDGYRWGTFPSASAAWRFTEEDFLKNANLKWLNSGKLRASYGAIGNQYVGGGSGLYLSSYGNTYQRYVFGNTSTGFLGAERKTMANPGLQWETSRQTDIAMDLGLFNGLLDVTVDYFNKKVSNMLVVMPLPTTMGYPSNPFWTNAGSMVNKGWEISLAHTHHFGDFTYGVRLNVSTFRNEVLSMGGGEPIYTTAHLGETITKTEVGKPVGYYFGWLTDGIFQTQDEVNKSPQRLSSRPGDLRFKDINGVDANGNIVPGPDGKLDAADRTMIGNPWPDFVYGVNINMNYKRFDLSMFWQGSQGNDVMNILRYDTESGTGWYNAPQGFLEKAWNGPGSTNKYYRISSNSALNSSVSDYFVEDGSYLRLKNIQLGYNFPEKWLQRARIPQLRLYVGAQNLFTFTKYSGLDPEMGNDDPRLIGIDQGYFPQARTFMIGVNAKF, translated from the coding sequence ATGAAAAAAAGAAGATTTGGAGGGGCTTCCTATGCGCTCAGCCAGACAGTCAAACTATTCCTCATTATGAAGTTATGTTTTGTTGTGGTGTTGTTATCCTGTTTACATGCTTCAGCAACCGTTTTTTCGCAGGAAAAATTCACCTTCTTTTTTGTGAAGGCTGACGCAGACAAGATCTTCGCAAAGATCCAGCAGGAAAGCGACTATCGTTTTTTTTATAACTATGCGGCCATCCGTCAGCTGGGTAAGGTAGACCTGCAGGTAAAGGATGCTACCCTACCGGAGGTTATGCGGCGCTTACTGGACAGCACATCACTGGCTTACCGTATCGTAGACAACAACCTGGTGGTGATTGCACCCAAGTCAGAATCCGCTGCCGGCAAGGTTTCCGGTAAGGTGACCGATGAAAAAGGTACTCCGCTGATTGGTGTATCTGTAAAAGTAAAAGGTGGCAGTCAGGGTGCTGTGACAGACCTGGCCGGTGGTTTTACGTTGCAGGCCGATGCCGGTGCAGTACTGATAGTGAGCTATATGGGTTTTATCACACAGGAAGTGACTGTTAACAGTAATGAACCACTGCGTATCATCCTGAAAGAATCCACCAGCGGCCTGAATGAAGTAGTAGTGATTGGTTATGGCACCCAGCGTAAAAAAGATGTGACTGGTGCTATCAGCTCTGTGAACAGCAAAGACCTGCGCAACGTGCCGGTACGTAATGCGGCTGAAGCCCTGCAGGGCAAGGCCAGTGGTGTAATGGTGTCGCAAAGCAGCGGCAGCCCCGGATCTGCACCTGTAGTACGTATCCGTGGTATCGGCTCTATCAGTGGCAGCAACTCTCCGCTATATATCGTAGATGGATTACCACAGACAGATATCGGCTGGCTCAACCCCAATGATATTGAATCTATGGATATCCTGAAAGATGCCTCTACTGCAGCGATCTATGGCTCCAGAGGCTCCAACGGCGTAGTGATCATCACCACGCGTAAGGGCAGTCGCGATGATTCCAAAATGCATGTGACCCTCGATAGTTACACCGGCTGGCAGTCAGCCTGGAAACGGCCACACATGCTGAATGCAGAAGATTTTATCAAATACAAGATACGCGCTTACAGCGCCGATGGTGCACCGTTGCCCACAGATCTGGATACTCCTGAAAAAGTGGCTTCTGTACTGAAGTTTGTAAACGATAACACCGGGCCTAACGGTACCGACTGGTGGAAGGAAATCATTCAGCAGAATGCACCTATCCAGAGTTATAACGTAGGCGTGAGCGGTGCCGGCAAAAACTTGGTATATGCTTCCAGCGTCGGTTATATGAACCAGAAAGGTATTGTAAAAGGTTCTGACTACGAACGTATCTCCTGGCGCACCAATGTGAGCGCAGATGTTAGCTCCCGTGTGAAACTGACTACCAATATCGGCCTGATCTATGAAAGCCGCCGTAACGTGGATGAAAACAATCCTTTCAGCGGTACCATTTTCAGTGCTATGGCAGCAGATCCTATCACGCCTGTATACCGCAACAACCTGAAGAGCGTACCGGATTTCTATAACCGTATCATGACCGGTTATGAGGCCAACAATCCCTATTCCCAATACGCCGGCATCCTCTTTACCAACAAGCCCAACCCTGTGGCACAGGTAGAGCGCATGCAGCAAAGCGTATGGGAAGGTATTGCCATCAAAGGCGGTGCTGCGCTGGACGTGAAGATCATCGATCCGCTGACTTTCCGGAGTAACTTCGGACTGGACCTGGGCCGCGGTATCTCCAAAGGATTTTCACCTTCCTATTTCCTGAACTCTTTCGATTATGCCAACTATAACAGCGTGAGCAACAGTTCCAGCTGGAACAATTATTTCGTGTGGGAGAATACGCTGAACTTCGATAAAACCTATGGCAGGCATCATATCACTGCGCTGGCGGGTATTTCCGCGGAGCTGACCAAAGGCCTGACTTATGCCGCTTCCAAACAAAACATCGTGAATAACGATAAAGACATGCGCATCATTGATGCAGCCACCATGAACCCCGGCGCTTCCGGATATACTTATTCCAGCGCGTTGCAGTCGTTCTTTGGCCGTATCAACTACGTATATGCTGACCGTTATATTCTCGCTGCCAACGTGCGCCGGGATGGTAGTTCCAACTTCGGTGACGGCTACCGCTGGGGTACCTTTCCCTCTGCTTCCGCCGCCTGGCGTTTTACAGAAGAAGACTTCCTGAAGAATGCCAACCTGAAATGGCTGAACAGTGGTAAACTGAGGGCCAGCTACGGCGCTATCGGTAATCAGTATGTAGGAGGTGGTAGTGGATTATACCTGTCTTCCTATGGCAACACTTACCAGCGTTATGTGTTTGGTAATACCAGCACCGGCTTCCTGGGCGCAGAACGCAAAACCATGGCCAATCCTGGTCTGCAATGGGAGACTTCCAGACAAACCGATATCGCAATGGACCTGGGTCTGTTTAATGGTCTGCTCGATGTGACCGTAGATTATTTCAACAAAAAAGTAAGCAACATGCTGGTGGTGATGCCTTTGCCCACCACCATGGGATATCCGTCCAATCCGTTCTGGACCAATGCCGGCAGCATGGTTAACAAAGGCTGGGAAATATCGCTCGCCCATACACATCACTTTGGTGATTTCACCTATGGCGTACGTCTCAATGTATCTACTTTCCGCAATGAAGTGCTGAGCATGGGTGGTGGAGAACCGATCTATACTACAGCGCACCTGGGTGAAACGATTACCAAAACAGAAGTGGGTAAACCGGTAGGTTATTATTTCGGCTGGCTCACAGATGGTATCTTCCAGACACAGGATGAGGTGAATAAAAGTCCGCAGCGCCTGAGCTCCCGTCCTGGTGATCTGCGTTTTAAAGATATCAACGGTGTAGATGCCAATGGCAATATTGTACCCGGACCTGATGGTAAACTGGATGCTGCCGACCGTACCATGATCGGCAACCCCTGGCCCGATTTCGTATATGGGGTGAATATTAACATGAACTATAAACGTTTTGACCTGAGCATGTTCTGGCAAGGTTCTCAGGGTAACGACGTGATGAATATCCTGCGTTATGATACAGAATCCGGCACCGGCTGGTATAATGCACCGCAGGGCTTCCTGGAAAAAGCCTGGAACGGCCCCGGCTCTACCAACAAGTACTACCGTATCTCTTCCAACTCTGCCTTAAACAGCAGTGTGTCTGACTATTTCGTGGAAGATGGTTCCTACCTGCGTCTTAAGAATATACAGTTGGGTTACAACTTCCCGGAAAAATGGCTGCAAAGAGCACGTATACCACAGTTACGGTTATACGTAGGTGCGCAGAATCTGTTCACCTTCACCAAATACAGTGGCCTTGATCCGGAGATGGGCAATGATGATCCCAGGCTGATAGGGATAGATCAGGGATATTTCCCGCAGGCCCGCACTTTTATGATCGGGGTGAACGCTAAATTCTAA
- a CDS encoding RagB/SusD family nutrient uptake outer membrane protein — protein MKKIVYSLPLIMMLLGVSCSKDYLNRPPLGLQTDDNFYNSPGAGFKTVVNCYLGFYDFWGYQAAIAELGNMATDESDKGGSDANDRPFVIDLGYGRALASNETLNGLWAACYKGIGNCNVALERLPAAKLLDDKGNPLDDKTKSRYLAEVRFLRAYYYLDLVRIFGGVPLLTKTLQIADRNKIVRAQTSEVFQFITSELEAVGNDAALPARKDLPAAEQGRVTKEAAWAVQARAYLFFAEDDKTLYAKARDAAKKVISSNAFVLETEYQQLFLKDGYKSQESVFPLIFGDDPAAFIYGTTLPIYCSPRNVGGWGFDCPTQSLVDEFEPGDPRILFTVMDPGDVFPKASGSETLDFSSYPNTGHHNRKVFLPENRRGQGWGNDAWTMHLVRYADVLLMYAEAVLESGGSKQEAADYINMVRTRASNSVHTDVEAVSRKRAVANTPLVPVTAADDLRKALRHERRVELGCEYGRVFDLLRWNTYVSTMKDYSTRPYSNGKGGAFRAPASGNKYLFPIPQQEIDRTGGGIKQNPGY, from the coding sequence ATGAAAAAAATCGTATATTCTTTACCGTTAATAATGATGTTGCTGGGCGTTTCCTGTTCAAAGGATTATCTGAACAGGCCACCGCTGGGGTTGCAGACAGATGATAATTTCTATAATTCACCAGGGGCCGGCTTTAAGACGGTGGTGAACTGTTACCTGGGCTTTTATGATTTCTGGGGCTACCAGGCTGCCATTGCGGAGCTGGGCAATATGGCCACCGATGAAAGTGATAAAGGCGGTTCTGATGCCAACGACCGTCCTTTTGTGATAGACCTGGGTTATGGCAGGGCACTGGCCAGTAATGAAACACTGAATGGTCTGTGGGCTGCCTGCTACAAAGGCATCGGCAACTGTAACGTGGCGCTGGAACGCTTGCCTGCGGCCAAACTGCTGGACGACAAAGGCAATCCCCTGGATGATAAAACCAAAAGCCGTTACCTCGCGGAAGTACGTTTTCTGCGTGCCTACTACTACCTCGACCTGGTGCGTATCTTCGGTGGTGTACCGCTGCTGACTAAAACGCTGCAGATAGCAGATCGTAATAAAATTGTACGTGCCCAGACCAGCGAAGTATTTCAGTTTATCACCAGTGAACTGGAAGCAGTAGGAAACGATGCCGCATTGCCTGCCCGTAAAGACCTGCCGGCTGCAGAACAGGGCCGTGTTACCAAAGAAGCCGCATGGGCCGTTCAGGCAAGGGCTTATCTTTTCTTTGCTGAAGATGATAAAACATTATATGCCAAAGCAAGGGATGCTGCCAAAAAAGTAATCAGTTCCAATGCGTTTGTGCTGGAAACGGAATATCAGCAGCTGTTTCTGAAAGATGGTTATAAGAGCCAGGAATCTGTGTTTCCACTGATTTTTGGAGATGATCCCGCTGCCTTTATCTACGGTACTACCTTACCGATTTATTGTTCTCCGCGTAATGTGGGTGGCTGGGGCTTCGACTGTCCTACGCAATCACTGGTAGACGAATTTGAGCCGGGAGATCCCCGTATATTGTTCACCGTGATGGACCCCGGAGATGTGTTCCCTAAAGCCAGTGGCTCAGAAACACTGGACTTCTCTTCCTATCCCAATACAGGTCATCATAACAGAAAAGTGTTCCTTCCCGAAAACCGTCGTGGACAGGGCTGGGGTAATGATGCCTGGACTATGCACCTGGTGCGTTATGCCGATGTGTTGCTGATGTATGCAGAAGCAGTGCTGGAAAGTGGTGGCAGCAAACAGGAAGCAGCTGATTATATCAACATGGTGCGTACCCGTGCCAGCAACTCCGTTCATACGGATGTGGAAGCAGTATCCCGTAAACGTGCGGTAGCCAACACTCCGCTGGTACCGGTAACTGCAGCCGATGACCTGCGTAAAGCCCTGCGTCACGAACGTCGTGTGGAACTGGGTTGTGAATATGGCCGCGTTTTCGATCTGCTGCGCTGGAATACCTATGTGTCTACTATGAAGGACTATTCCACCAGACCTTATTCCAATGGCAAAGGTGGTGCTTTCAGAGCACCTGCTTCCGGTAACAAATATCTGTTCCCTATACCACAACAGGAGATAGACCGGACCGGTGGCGGCATCAAACAAAACCCAGGATACTAA
- a CDS encoding FecR family protein, whose amino-acid sequence MKAARILELMARKAGRAASREELEELELLLEENPDYRFMETVIDTAGNDTSDTAVVAAGWEKVAQSLDTPVVSMPSRRRYWWAAAAVLLAAAGAGIWKLTGKHKAPSLALQQISAPLGSTIKALLPDGTEVWINAGSKISYDPRFDGTTRDVTVAGEVFFDVAKDDNKPFIVHSENLAIQVLGTSFNVRAYGDDQKAEVAVISGKVQVMMCNSPEKKVVLLPREKLVLSLDKVAAPKQNDSIQHATFKVQELADSKDPAVVMETAWCDHKLAFMNETFAEVARKMERQFNVNIVFEDEALKHEVLSGVFEKEDINKALRLLQMTTGFHYRIVAQQVYLSR is encoded by the coding sequence ATGAAAGCAGCAAGAATACTGGAGTTGATGGCACGAAAGGCCGGCAGGGCAGCGAGCAGGGAAGAACTGGAAGAGCTGGAGCTGCTGCTGGAAGAAAACCCGGATTACCGGTTTATGGAGACCGTGATCGATACAGCAGGCAATGATACCAGCGACACCGCCGTGGTAGCAGCTGGTTGGGAAAAAGTTGCGCAGTCACTGGACACACCAGTGGTGAGCATGCCATCGAGACGGCGCTACTGGTGGGCGGCCGCAGCGGTGTTACTGGCTGCCGCAGGCGCCGGCATCTGGAAACTCACCGGAAAGCATAAAGCGCCATCGCTGGCTTTACAGCAGATCAGTGCACCACTGGGTAGTACTATTAAGGCACTGTTGCCGGATGGTACGGAAGTATGGATCAATGCCGGCAGCAAAATCAGTTATGATCCCCGTTTCGATGGTACAACCCGCGACGTGACCGTAGCCGGAGAAGTATTTTTTGATGTGGCCAAAGATGATAACAAACCTTTTATCGTTCATTCAGAAAACCTCGCGATACAGGTGCTGGGCACCTCTTTTAATGTAAGAGCCTATGGCGACGACCAGAAAGCAGAAGTGGCCGTGATCTCCGGCAAGGTGCAGGTGATGATGTGCAATAGTCCGGAGAAAAAAGTAGTATTGCTGCCCCGCGAAAAACTGGTGCTGTCACTCGATAAAGTGGCCGCTCCCAAACAAAACGATAGTATACAACATGCCACGTTTAAAGTGCAGGAACTGGCCGACAGCAAAGATCCTGCAGTGGTGATGGAAACAGCCTGGTGCGACCATAAGCTGGCCTTTATGAATGAGACCTTTGCGGAAGTGGCGCGCAAAATGGAAAGACAGTTTAATGTCAACATAGTATTTGAAGACGAAGCACTGAAGCACGAAGTACTGAGCGGCGTATTTGAAAAAGAAGATATCAACAAGGCACTGCGACTATTGCAGATGACTACCGGATTCCACTATAGAATTGTAGCGCAACAGGTTTACCTGTCCAGATAA